GACCGCCATCCAGCGGTAAAGCAGGCAGCAGGTTAAAGGCAGCCATTAACAAGTTGCACTGCAAAAAAAACGGACCCAGGTCAGCATGCCAGAGCCCATAATTTTTCAGTGCCACGCCTAAAGCGAACATTACCAGATTACTTGCGGGACCGGCCAGAGCGGTATAGGTTTCCCGTATCGGATCCACCTGTAATTCAGTGCCCGCCCTGGCCACCCCGCCAAAGGGCAGCAGTTCCACTTCATTTACGGGTATATCCAGATGACGGGCCATTAGAGCATGTGCCATTTCATGTACCAATACCACACCAAAGGCCACTAGACCCCGACCCAGCACCCCGGCCACAAAAAACAAGATCAGCAGGGCCAAAAAAAAGGGGTTTAAATAAATATCCACCCCCAATATTCGTCCCAGTCGCATATCAGGCAACCCCCATTATTCCCCGTTTATGAGCAAGCGAGACAACGGATCAACCAGCTTTCCGTTTTCACGCAATTCAAAATGCAGCCCACCGCCCGGTACGTCACCGTTTTCACCAATTGCGGCAATTTCCTGCCCCGCTTCTACCTTTTGCCCTTCCGCCACAATTACTTCGGCAACGCAGCCATACAGTGTATGCGTACCTTTACCATGCTTGATTAATATATATTGCCCCAGCTCTTTATCTTCGCCAATCCTTTCCACCTGTCCGGCCAGGACCGCGAAGACACTTGTACCCGGTGACGCGCTTATATCAATACCGGGGTGGTATCTTTCCATGTTATCCACCGTTGACTGTGTCCACCCAAATTGTTCCACCACTTTACCGGAAACCGGCAAAGTAAGCTCTTCAGCCAAAAGTCCTTCACCCAACACGGGCTCGGTGTCTATGCCCGTGCCCGGGCCGTGAATTACCGGGTTGTCCCAGTTAACCAGTTGGGCAGCCAGTTGGATAGATTTGTCCAACACCGGCCTGTAATCCCACTGGGCCGTCAGTAAATGCTTTAAATTCTCCCGCGCTTGCTCACCCGCGGGATGTGGATAGTAGCGCACTATCATAAGCACAGCTAAGATAACTAATACGGCGGTTATTCTGAAAGAACCGCTCCGCCTGTTTGGGCGCTTGTATGAAGACAGCGCCGGACGCCTGCCTTTTACGGACTGGTAATAATCGGTCCATTCATCAAACCCGCTTTTTTTGCGCCCGCCCAGGCGAGATAACCCGTCCCACTTCAAAGTCTTACCCCCCTAACTATCCACCGCCGGATTAATACCGGCTAGTTTACCATATGTATATTTGCAGGGGGGGACAAATATGACAAGCTTATACCCGGTACAGTGTAAAATTAACCCGGTCATACAGCATCACATATATCGAGTGAACTCGTGCGGCTAAAACTGAACATCGGAGCTTCGGATGGGGATTGAGGCGTCGCTCACTGCTCTAAGAAAATAGTTTCGCGACACTCCCTTTTGAAATTTGATCAATAAAAAGACAGGCTGCCTACTAAATTAAAGCAGCCTGTCCGGATTAACCCGCACGTTACTAAAAAATATTTTTTTGTCGGCGCATGTAGATATTCAATAACACTCCGATAGCAATCATATTAGTAACAATACTGGTACCTCCGTAACTGAACAATGGCAGCGGCAGACCGGTAACAGGCATTATGGCAACAGCCATACCCACATTAACTAAAATTTGAAATGTTATCATACTTACTATGCCTACCGCCATCAGCGTACCGAACATGTCCTTGGCTTCAGCGGCAATCCGCACTCCCCGGTACAAAAAAACACCAAACAGCACCAAAAGCAGTGCAGCACCCAGAAAACCGGTTTCCTCCGCCAGCACTGAAAAAATAAAATCAGTATGCCTGATGGGTAAAAATTCCAGAAAGCTCTGGGTCCCCCGCAGTAATCCTTTACCCCAAAAGCCGCTGGAACCAATAGCAATTTGGGACTGGATAACATGATACCCCGCCCCTTGTATATCGGACCAGGGATCAAGAAAAATAATCAGCCGCTTAAGCTGGTATTCATGCAAAGGGATCCAGGTGCCAAACTTGAGATGTGACCAGACCAGCCCCACCACCCCGGCCAAACCGGCACCGAATATACCTGAAACCATAAGGGGTTTCGAGCTGGCTATAAACAACATACCAAACAATATGGCGATAAAAACCAGTGATGTACCCAGGTCGGGCTGCATTAAAATAAGCAGCAAGGGTACTCCCACAAAAATAAAGCCCGGCAGCAACTCCTTTATCGTGCGCAGCTGCTCCTCCCTTCTAGCCAAAAAATCCGCCAGAGTGATAATAATAATAATCTTGGCAGGTTCGGAAGGCTGAAAAGCAAAAGGACCGATATCAATCCAGCGCTGCGCGCCCATGGCGGTATGTCCCAATGCCAGTACCAACCCCAGCAGCAGCAAATTTATAATATAAAAGTGTTTGGTATAGCGACGCCAATCTTCATAAGGTATATATATAGCAACCGCGGCAGCCGCGATACCAAGCAATATACAAATAAATTGCTTAATCACGTACTCCTTTTTCATCCACAGCAGACGTTGGAGAATATTGGCCTCCTGAAGCTTATCCATATCCAGGCCAAGGCGCATCCACCAGCCGTAATCGGTACTGGCACTGCCGATCATCACCAGGCTGAACAATAATATAGCTCCGGTTACCCCTACCAGAGTATAGTCCAGATTTTTATAAAAACGTTTTCTAGCCATCAGATATTCACCGCCTTGCTTTAAAACACTACGGGTTTAATTATATAACAGGCGATGGCATAAAAAAAGCCGGTAATATAAAGTTACCGGACCAAAGTATAATCGTAAAATCCCTCAGCTAAAAAAAGAAACATCTCCATAATTCGCAGTCATCAAACGCCGGAACAATTAACCGATAGAGGACATACCGTACATTTAAGCGGTTTCAGTCTGCACGGTTCTCTTCATTTTCTTCACCGGTATATTAGCCACAAGCGCCACCTGATTTTCGTTGCTGTCCAGCGATACTTCCAGCGCATGCTCATCAATCTCCATATAATTAGAAATTACTTGAATCAGCTCGGATTTCAATGTTTGTAATAGTTCCGGTGAAACGCCGGCACGATCGTGTACAAGTACCAAACGCAATCTCTCTTTAGCCACAGCTCTGCTGGAATGGTTCTCACGGCCGAAAATTCGGTTAATAAACTCCAGCATTGCGCTTCCCCCCCTTTCCTATTACTTAAGACCAATTAGCCGCCTTAGCTTACTCATAAAACTACCACCCTCATCCAGGTCCATCATCGGCACATCTTCGCCCTTAATCCGACGCACAATATTGCGATAGGCCTGCCCGGACTTGGATGAATTATTCATTACTACCATTTCACCACGATTGGTGCTTACAACCACCAACTCATCCTCCGGCACCACTCCAATTAAATCCACGGCCAGTATTTCGATAATATCGTCGATACTCATCATATCTCCGTGCTTGACCATTTGGTAGCGCAGCCGGTTGACCACCAGTTTAGGCTCCCGCAGGTCCTCCTTTTCCAGCAAACCAATAATGCGATCGGCATCCCGTACCGCTGAAACCTCGGGGGTGGTAACCACTATGGCCTGGTTGGCGCCGGCTATAGCATTGCGAAAACCTTGTTCAATACCGGCAGGACAATCAACAATAACATACTCAAAATCTTCTTTGATTTCTTCACAAAGAGCTCGCATTTGATCGGGATTAACCGCTGTTTTATCCTTGGTTTGCGCGGCGGGTAATAAAAACAGATTTTCAAAACGTTTATCTTTAATTAATGCTTTCCGGAAAGAACAATTACCGCCGGTAACATCCACCAGGTCATAAACAATGCGGTTTTCAAGACCCATAACCACATCCAGGTTGCGCAGTCCAATGTCGGCATCAATCAGACACACCTTGTTGCCCAAAGAAGCCAAACCAGCACCTAAATTAGCACTGGTGGTAGTTTTACCTACCCCTCCCTTGCCTGAAGTAATGACTATTACTTCTCCCATAAAAGTTATTTCCTCCCTTTTGTGCTTTTAACAGTAAGTTGACTTCATGCCTGACGTTCCGTGGTGGTTAAGAAAGCCTCAATTACCACAGTACCGTCTTTAATTCTGGCAATCTCAGGTACAATGGGGCCGGCATCTTCCTCATCCGGTGCCCGAGTAATATGGCCCGCTATCCGTAACTGAGTTGGCCGCATACGAAAAGCATAAACAGCGGCCTTCTCATTGCCATCGGCACCTGCGTGCACCACTCCGCGTAAATATCCCATCACCACCACATTGCCGGTAGCCACCACTTCCCCGCCGGGATTAATATCACCAACAATTACCACATTGCCATCATAATATATCGATTGGCCGGAACGCAGGGTGCGTTGGACCAGAACTGTGTTGTCGTCCATCATCTCGTCGGGCTTTTCCCCTCCTTTACCAGGGAATTGCACCAAATTCCCGCCAGTCCAATCCGGAGCCACGACTTTACTCCTCCCCGCAAAACCAGTTTTTTTCGGCATTAAAAGAAATTGATAACAGTTATTACTTCTACACCGCACAACCAAATCCTGCTAAAAAAATAAAAACCATTTTTTACACCATTTATATTTTGGAACTATTTTTATAAAAACCTGCCTCTGAAAATCCACGGGCTCGTCCCGGAGGAGGTCACCTGACATCTGCATCCGGAGCGTAAAAAAACGCTCCCCACCGCTTCATTAATAAGCGGTGGAAAGAGCGCGCTTAATCTAAAACACCTCTTGTATCTATTTCGCGATGGAACAGGTGTTTTAGCAATAACTTTTAGTATATTTTACACCTTATATCCATCTTTTGCACAACTGCTTCAACCTCCCCCGGATGTCGGCGCCGACCGGAAAACACCAGACGCCGTCCGGGATGACTGCGACGCGGACCGGGACTGTGTCATTCGGGCGCTCCCGCAGGCAGTGTCGCTTAAGCCGGCGGCGGCTGTTCAGTCCCGTCCGGCGGCGGTTGTTGCTCAGTCCCGTTCGGTGACGGCTGCTGCTCAGTCTCGTCCGGCGCTGTCTGAGACTGTGTCGGTTCGGATGCTTCCTCAGGTGGTGTTGTTCCGGCCGGCGGCCGCTGCTCAGTCTCATCCGGCGGCGACTGCTGTGCCGGCGGGGCGGACACCACCGGTGGCACCTGAGTAGTGGGCTGAGAAGCAGGCTGAGAAGAAGTTGTGTGTACCGGTCGAGTTGGTGTTTCCGCCGGAGCATCTTGTACACTGTCCTGCCGAATCCGGGTTTGCTCATTCTCTTTTGCCGCTTGCTTCTTGGGGGACTTCTGTTCCCAGCCCGGCCAGTTTAAAGACGGCAGCGCATCCCAACCTTCCGGCAGATCCCCGCTGCCGGACAAATCCCGGTCGGAAGCATAAGTGTCCGCCGCAACACTGCCTGCTGTTTGCCCCTCTTCATCTTGGGACGCATTCGGCTTGGGATCGGCAAAATAAGCATCCAATATCTGGCGGACAATGGGCCCGGCATAGCCACTGCCGGAATCGCCGTACTCCAGCACCACAGCCACGGCTATTTCGGGCTTTTCATACGGCGCATAAGACACGAACAAAGCATGATTGCCCACTTTATTGCCACCTGCATCCGTCACCTCCGCAGTACCGGTTTTAGCCGCCACCGATTGCTTAAACCCTGCAAAAACCGCCGATCCGGTACCGTTGGGTGGCGTTGCCACCATATGCATGCCTTCCCGAAGAATTTGCAAATTGTCATGGTCAACGTTTACTTTGCTATTAACCTCAGGCTTAAATTCCTTAATTACTTGGCCGTCCGGTCCGACAATTTTATCCACCAAATAAGGCTTGTACAATGTGCCGTTATTGGCTATAGCCGCCACGTAATTAGCCAGCTGCAGTATTGTATAGGTATTACCCCCCTGCCCGATGGACATGTTGACGGTTTCATACTGCTGCCATTTCAGCTCCCATTCGTGTTTTTCTAGTTGTTTATCCAGTTCCTCATCTCTTTGTTTTTGCAATTGCTGTTTGCGGGTTTCGTCTGCGGCTTTTTCAATCTGTTCGTTCAGTTTGCGTACTTGCGCGAAATCATCATTACCCGCAATCAACATACTCTTAACCAATTCATATTTCCACTCGGGAGTGGGTACCTGGCCGCTTATTTCACCCGGCAGCTTTATGCCGGTTTTTTCACCCAGCCCGAATTCACGCGCCATCTTAGCAATGGCGTCAACCCCGGCCATGCGCCCGTATGTGTAAAAATAAGTGTCACAGGACACCTCCAGCGCTTTGCGCAGGTCCACCGTACCATGACCGCCCGGCTTCCAGTCTTTGAAAATACCCTGGCCCAGCCGGTAATAACCGGGATCGGGCATTTTATAAGTGGGATCCACGATTTTATTCTCCAGTATGGCCGCCGCCGTAACCATCTTAAAAGTTGATCCGGGCGGATAAATGGCCGACATAGTACGATTAAGCAGCGCACCGGAATCCTGCAATTGCTGCCACTGAGCACCGGATAACCCGCCGGTGAATACACCCGGATTATATGAGGGATAACTGGCCATTGCCCGAATAGCCCCGGTGCGCACATCTATAACCACCGCCGCGGCGGCTTTGGCCTTGCTATGCCCGGCATTTTGGACACGAGCGACCCCGTCCGCCAGTGCCTTCTCCGCAGCCGTCTGCAAATTAAGGTCAACCGTCAGCACCAGGTCGTCGCCCGGTACGGGCTGTTTTAAGCCCAAATCCCGCACCGGCCGGCCGCCGGCATCCACTTCCATCTGCCTGGCGCCGTGTTCACCGCGCAGGTACGACTCATATACTAATTCCAGCCCGTTTTGCCCATACAGATCGTTCATAAAGTAACCCTTGTCTTTATTCTCTTCGTACTGATCCTCCTTGATATTTTGCACATAGCCCAGCGCGTGAGCCAATAAATTTTCGTGTGGATAGGCACGCACGGGTTGGATATCCACCACCACCCCGGGCATTTCCATTTGCCTTTCCCGCAATGTCACCACTGTTTTAGAGGATATTCCCTCGGCCACCAATACAGGTTCGTATGGCCTGTACCATTTTTTCTCCCTGATGATTGCGCGCACGCCCGATTCTACCTCATAGACGGTTTTTCCCTCAAAGATATCTTCTTTATGCAGCATGGATACCAGTTCACTCAAAACATCGGTTTTCTTTTCCAGCCTGACCCCAAAGGATTGCAGGTTCTGCTGACGCAGCGCATCTACAGTGGAAGGATTATAAACCACGGCAATTTCTACCGGCGTACCCTCTTCTATCTTTATTTTATCGCTGCCGACCCGTTCTTTTATAATATCCTCAATAGCATTTTTTTTGGCCGTATAGGTAGCTTTATCATCCCCCCGGCTAACTTCCTTGTTAAACTGCTCCGGCGTCTTACCGCTAATCTGTTGAAAATACTGCACTGATTCCTCATCCCCGGCCAGTAGCCAAGAAAGGGTATCGGCCATGCGTACCGTCTCCGGGCCAATACGGTCCAGGTACAAGTGGTAGGTGGTTCCCTCCAAACTCAAATCATTTATCGATACCGTATAAATAGGCTTGTTGGTAACAATTTTTTCCCCGTTACGATCGAAAATTTCGCCCCGCGGCGCAAAAACCGGCACCAAGCGAATATAGTTATTGCGCGCCAGGGTGCGAAATTCCTCGGTCTGCACCAACTGCATAAAAGACAGCTTGGCCAGTAATATCAACAGGACCAAAAATGAAGCGCCCATTAAGTATTTCATTTTATATTCAACTAGTTTTTTTCTTTGCATAGCGCTGCCCCTTCCGAAAATTATCGAGGATTGAAATACTCACCGCTGCCGGGCGAACCGTTTTGACTAAAACGATAATAATAACCATAAACAACCAGCACCACTAACGCATTATAAAAAGCCGCAGGCATAATAATTTGCACCAGTGCCGTTAATACGGGTACCGGTACATCAATCAACAACAGCAACGAATAAAAAACCAGCTGAGACCCCAGTGTGCAAACCCAGGTTAATCCGGCGGCAATCACGCGGTTATCCCTGTAGAGGCGTCCTTCCCCCAATCCGGCCAGATAGCCGGCCGCCATTTTAGTTAAAGCATTTAAACCAAAATATCCCCCGCAAACCAAATCCTGCACTATACCCGCCAAAAAACCCAAAAAAGCCCCCTCCCGGGTACCCCGGAGGAAGCCGTTAAGAATAACCAGTATAAGTACAAGATCGGGTTTAATCCCGTAAACAACAACATAATTAAGCGCTGTGGTTTGGAGAATTAATAACACTACTACCAACAGCAGAAAATACAGCGATTGCAATATATTCACCTCCGGGAACTACCGGGCCTGGCCGGGATTGCTCGAAGTTATCACCAGAACCTCCTCCAGCCTGTTAAAATCCACAAAAGGCTCCAGCACCGCCATTTTAAACAAGCCCGACTCTTCCCTGCGAGTTTCCTGCACGGAACCCACCGGAATGCCCTTGGGAAAAACACTGCCAAATCCGGATGTAACTATTAGGTTTCCCTTTTTAGGCGCCAGATCGGACGGTATATGCATCATATTTATAACGCCACGTCCTCCGGCCACTCCCTCGACAATACCGGGAGCCCGGTTTTCTTGTACCAAACATCCCACTCCGCTGCGGGGATCGGTAATAAGCAACACCTCGGCGGTACTGTCGGAAACACTTGCTACCCGGCCGACCAGCCCGGCCGGGGTAACCACCGCCATGTCCTGTCGAATACCGTCGGCAGAACCCTTATTAATGATTACACTGCCAAACCAATTATCGGCTGTACGTCCAACTATTACAGCGGACTCCATGGTCAGCTGGTTCGCCAAATTAGTCTTAAACTCCAGCTGCTCTTTGAGACGGGTATTCTCCGCCTGTAGCTCATTGTGCCGGGACAGCTTTCCCTTCAGCTCAACAAGTTGTTGTTCAAGCTGCCGGTTATGTTGAGAGACTTTGTACAAACGCGCCGGAAAGGCCACTAAATCACTGATTTTATGCCCCGACAACATTACCACCCGCTGCACCGGTGACAAGGCATCCCGAATTGTGGACTCAAAGGGGGTTAATTCATCCGTGTTACCTGCCGAGTAATGCAGACCCACCAGTATTATAACTATCAATACACCCATTAAAACCAGGCTTTTTCCAGCTGATAGACGGGACACATGACACACACCTTATAATCATATTATAGTCCATTTCATGTTTTATCAAAAAAGGATTAATTAAGCCAGTTTTTTGGGCTGGATAATTACTTTGCGTAAAATGTGAATATTTTCCAACACCCGCCCGGTACCGTAGGCCACCGCCAGCAGCGGGTCATCCGCCAGATGCACGGGCATACCGGTCTGTTCGCTAACCAGGCGGTCCAGACCGCGCAACAGAGAACCGCCGCCGGCCATTACTATCCCACGGTCCATGATATCCGCCGCCAGCTCAGGCGGAGTCAGCTCCAGAGTGCTCTTGATAGCGTCTAAAATACTGGAAACAGGTTCAGACAGGGCTTTATAAATTTCTTCCGAAGTTATTTCAATAGTCTTGGGCAACCCGCTGACCAAATCCCGCCCTCGCACCTCATAGGTTTCCACTGTGTCAATGGGATAAGCGGTGCCGATTTCAATTTTAATTTCTTCAGAAGTGCGCTCTCCAATCATTAAATTATAGGTTTTTTTGACATGCTGAATGATGGACTCATCCATTTCATCACCGGCTTTACGTACCGAACGACTGGTAACAATACCTCCCAGAGAGATAACCGCCACCTCGGTGGTACCTCCGCCGATATCCACTATCATATTGCCCGTAGGCTCATGCACAGGCAGTCCCGCCCCAATTGAGGCCGCCATGGGTTCTTCAATTAAGTAAGCTTCCCGGGCGCCGGCCTGCAATGCGGCCTCCCGCACCGCCCGCTCTTCCACTGCGGTAACTCCGGAGGGTACGGAAACCACTACCCGGGGTCTGATCAAGAAAGTGCGGCCGCGCAACGATTTATTGATAAAATATTTTATCATACTCTGGGTAACGTCAAAATCGGCAATTACACCGTCTTTCATAGGACGAATAGCTATAATATTACCAGGTGTGCGACCGATCATCTGCTTGGCTTCCTCACCTACCGCCAGCACATGACCATTATCACGCTGTATGGCCACCACCGATGGTTCACGAAGAACAATCCCTTTGCCTTTAACATAAACCAGGGAATTTGCTGTCCCCAGGTCAATACCCATGTCTTTGGAAAAAATGCCTAACCGCATTTAT
This genomic interval from Desulfoscipio sp. XC116 contains the following:
- the minC gene encoding septum site-determining protein MinC, which gives rise to MMDDNTVLVQRTLRSGQSIYYDGNVVIVGDINPGGEVVATGNVVVMGYLRGVVHAGADGNEKAAVYAFRMRPTQLRIAGHITRAPDEEDAGPIVPEIARIKDGTVVIEAFLTTTERQA
- the mreC gene encoding rod shape-determining protein MreC; protein product: MSRLSAGKSLVLMGVLIVIILVGLHYSAGNTDELTPFESTIRDALSPVQRVVMLSGHKISDLVAFPARLYKVSQHNRQLEQQLVELKGKLSRHNELQAENTRLKEQLEFKTNLANQLTMESAVIVGRTADNWFGSVIINKGSADGIRQDMAVVTPAGLVGRVASVSDSTAEVLLITDPRSGVGCLVQENRAPGIVEGVAGGRGVINMMHIPSDLAPKKGNLIVTSGFGSVFPKGIPVGSVQETRREESGLFKMAVLEPFVDFNRLEEVLVITSSNPGQAR
- the rodA gene encoding rod shape-determining protein RodA, encoding MARKRFYKNLDYTLVGVTGAILLFSLVMIGSASTDYGWWMRLGLDMDKLQEANILQRLLWMKKEYVIKQFICILLGIAAAAVAIYIPYEDWRRYTKHFYIINLLLLGLVLALGHTAMGAQRWIDIGPFAFQPSEPAKIIIIITLADFLARREEQLRTIKELLPGFIFVGVPLLLILMQPDLGTSLVFIAILFGMLFIASSKPLMVSGIFGAGLAGVVGLVWSHLKFGTWIPLHEYQLKRLIIFLDPWSDIQGAGYHVIQSQIAIGSSGFWGKGLLRGTQSFLEFLPIRHTDFIFSVLAEETGFLGAALLLVLFGVFLYRGVRIAAEAKDMFGTLMAVGIVSMITFQILVNVGMAVAIMPVTGLPLPLFSYGGTSIVTNMIAIGVLLNIYMRRQKNIF
- the minE gene encoding cell division topological specificity factor MinE: MLEFINRIFGRENHSSRAVAKERLRLVLVHDRAGVSPELLQTLKSELIQVISNYMEIDEHALEVSLDSNENQVALVANIPVKKMKRTVQTETA
- the mreD gene encoding rod shape-determining protein MreD: MQSLYFLLLVVVLLILQTTALNYVVVYGIKPDLVLILVILNGFLRGTREGAFLGFLAGIVQDLVCGGYFGLNALTKMAAGYLAGLGEGRLYRDNRVIAAGLTWVCTLGSQLVFYSLLLLIDVPVPVLTALVQIIMPAAFYNALVVLVVYGYYYRFSQNGSPGSGEYFNPR
- a CDS encoding penicillin-binding transpeptidase domain-containing protein, which codes for MQRKKLVEYKMKYLMGASFLVLLILLAKLSFMQLVQTEEFRTLARNNYIRLVPVFAPRGEIFDRNGEKIVTNKPIYTVSINDLSLEGTTYHLYLDRIGPETVRMADTLSWLLAGDEESVQYFQQISGKTPEQFNKEVSRGDDKATYTAKKNAIEDIIKERVGSDKIKIEEGTPVEIAVVYNPSTVDALRQQNLQSFGVRLEKKTDVLSELVSMLHKEDIFEGKTVYEVESGVRAIIREKKWYRPYEPVLVAEGISSKTVVTLRERQMEMPGVVVDIQPVRAYPHENLLAHALGYVQNIKEDQYEENKDKGYFMNDLYGQNGLELVYESYLRGEHGARQMEVDAGGRPVRDLGLKQPVPGDDLVLTVDLNLQTAAEKALADGVARVQNAGHSKAKAAAAVVIDVRTGAIRAMASYPSYNPGVFTGGLSGAQWQQLQDSGALLNRTMSAIYPPGSTFKMVTAAAILENKIVDPTYKMPDPGYYRLGQGIFKDWKPGGHGTVDLRKALEVSCDTYFYTYGRMAGVDAIAKMAREFGLGEKTGIKLPGEISGQVPTPEWKYELVKSMLIAGNDDFAQVRKLNEQIEKAADETRKQQLQKQRDEELDKQLEKHEWELKWQQYETVNMSIGQGGNTYTILQLANYVAAIANNGTLYKPYLVDKIVGPDGQVIKEFKPEVNSKVNVDHDNLQILREGMHMVATPPNGTGSAVFAGFKQSVAAKTGTAEVTDAGGNKVGNHALFVSYAPYEKPEIAVAVVLEYGDSGSGYAGPIVRQILDAYFADPKPNASQDEEGQTAGSVAADTYASDRDLSGSGDLPEGWDALPSLNWPGWEQKSPKKQAAKENEQTRIRQDSVQDAPAETPTRPVHTTSSQPASQPTTQVPPVVSAPPAQQSPPDETEQRPPAGTTPPEEASEPTQSQTAPDETEQQPSPNGTEQQPPPDGTEQPPPA
- the minD gene encoding septum site-determining protein MinD yields the protein MGEVIVITSGKGGVGKTTTSANLGAGLASLGNKVCLIDADIGLRNLDVVMGLENRIVYDLVDVTGGNCSFRKALIKDKRFENLFLLPAAQTKDKTAVNPDQMRALCEEIKEDFEYVIVDCPAGIEQGFRNAIAGANQAIVVTTPEVSAVRDADRIIGLLEKEDLREPKLVVNRLRYQMVKHGDMMSIDDIIEILAVDLIGVVPEDELVVVSTNRGEMVVMNNSSKSGQAYRNIVRRIKGEDVPMMDLDEGGSFMSKLRRLIGLK
- a CDS encoding M23 family metallopeptidase, which translates into the protein MKWDGLSRLGGRKKSGFDEWTDYYQSVKGRRPALSSYKRPNRRSGSFRITAVLVILAVLMIVRYYPHPAGEQARENLKHLLTAQWDYRPVLDKSIQLAAQLVNWDNPVIHGPGTGIDTEPVLGEGLLAEELTLPVSGKVVEQFGWTQSTVDNMERYHPGIDISASPGTSVFAVLAGQVERIGEDKELGQYILIKHGKGTHTLYGCVAEVIVAEGQKVEAGQEIAAIGENGDVPGGGLHFELRENGKLVDPLSRLLINGE
- a CDS encoding rod shape-determining protein; its protein translation is MRLGIFSKDMGIDLGTANSLVYVKGKGIVLREPSVVAIQRDNGHVLAVGEEAKQMIGRTPGNIIAIRPMKDGVIADFDVTQSMIKYFINKSLRGRTFLIRPRVVVSVPSGVTAVEERAVREAALQAGAREAYLIEEPMAASIGAGLPVHEPTGNMIVDIGGGTTEVAVISLGGIVTSRSVRKAGDEMDESIIQHVKKTYNLMIGERTSEEIKIEIGTAYPIDTVETYEVRGRDLVSGLPKTIEITSEEIYKALSEPVSSILDAIKSTLELTPPELAADIMDRGIVMAGGGSLLRGLDRLVSEQTGMPVHLADDPLLAVAYGTGRVLENIHILRKVIIQPKKLA